One segment of Pseudothermotoga sp. DNA contains the following:
- a CDS encoding CDP-glycerol glycerophosphotransferase family protein, translated as MKIIRLVESIVKFLLKSICWFIYPMDKRLITFIVTAEHSGCNVSPILEQAEKLSFYKIKTFKSEISLPNTVWKKLSYAWNYYKLLAKSRLIVTTHGLKKLRARTIHLELWHGFATKKAGLLDRREKSFECKPDVVCCYSNFDAVLKNARWGLTIDEYVVCGAPRNDYLFIENGHENLEKLFKMRLTGERKILFAPTFRVGYRNFVEGKRTFDNIFDFEDFDVERFCTFLRDNRIFLFVKLHPFEERFFREKVKAFETDRIKLIDTQLLQKEKMDLYKLLNAFDLLISDYSSLYFDWLLLNRPVIFTPTDIEEYWNGRGGWLLEPYDFWAAGPKCTDQESLEREILKSLEDLNYYRERRETIRDIVHRYRDARSTERVIQLIKKLMEEGKP; from the coding sequence GTGAAAATCATTCGATTGGTCGAATCGATCGTCAAATTTCTTCTCAAATCGATCTGCTGGTTCATCTATCCTATGGACAAAAGGCTCATAACTTTCATCGTCACAGCTGAACATTCTGGTTGCAATGTCTCACCGATCCTCGAGCAAGCAGAAAAGTTGAGCTTTTACAAGATAAAAACGTTCAAAAGCGAAATTTCACTTCCAAACACCGTTTGGAAGAAACTTTCTTATGCTTGGAACTATTATAAGCTCCTTGCAAAGAGCAGATTGATCGTAACGACGCACGGTCTTAAAAAGTTGCGTGCTCGAACGATTCATCTAGAACTGTGGCATGGTTTTGCAACCAAGAAAGCTGGTTTGCTGGATAGGAGAGAAAAAAGTTTTGAATGCAAGCCAGATGTGGTTTGCTGTTATTCCAATTTCGATGCCGTGCTCAAAAATGCGCGTTGGGGATTGACGATCGATGAGTACGTGGTGTGCGGTGCTCCGAGGAACGATTATCTCTTCATTGAGAACGGCCATGAAAATCTTGAAAAGTTGTTCAAAATGAGATTGACAGGTGAAAGGAAGATACTGTTCGCTCCGACGTTCAGGGTGGGCTATAGAAACTTTGTGGAGGGAAAGAGAACTTTTGATAACATCTTCGATTTTGAAGATTTCGATGTGGAAAGATTTTGCACCTTTCTCAGGGACAATCGAATTTTTCTGTTTGTAAAACTGCACCCTTTTGAGGAAAGATTCTTCAGAGAGAAGGTCAAAGCGTTCGAGACGGACCGTATCAAGCTCATCGATACTCAACTGCTTCAGAAAGAAAAGATGGATCTGTACAAACTGCTCAACGCGTTCGATCTTTTGATCAGCGATTATTCTTCGTTGTATTTTGATTGGCTTCTTTTGAACAGGCCTGTCATCTTCACACCCACAGACATCGAAGAATATTGGAACGGACGTGGCGGTTGGTTGCTTGAGCCGTACGATTTTTGGGCCGCTGGACCGAAGTGTACAGATCAAGAAAGTCTCGAAAGAGAGATTTTGAAAAGCCTTGAAGATCTAAATTACTACAGAGAAAGAAGAGAAACGATTAGAGACATCGTTCATCGTTACAGAGACGCCCGTTCCACGGAGCGTGTCATCCAACTGATCAAAAAGCTCATGGAGGAGGGAAAACCATGA
- a CDS encoding adenylyltransferase/cytidyltransferase family protein: MKKVLAYGSFDMFHIGHLNFLQRAKSFGDYLIVGVTSDEFNREKGKVTFFTYEERAKVVENIKCVDEIFKANGWEEKLKDVERYKPDVVIAGEEWKQRYEPLKKYCEVVFLSRYEGVSSAMARNFLYKLDELMYLLKNFSDSEKERFVDLIEHKLRQNLGK, from the coding sequence ATGAAGAAAGTTTTAGCCTACGGAAGTTTCGACATGTTCCACATAGGGCATTTGAACTTTTTACAGAGGGCCAAAAGTTTTGGAGACTATCTGATCGTGGGCGTCACCAGTGACGAATTCAACCGAGAGAAAGGTAAAGTCACATTTTTCACCTACGAAGAGCGTGCGAAGGTGGTGGAGAACATAAAATGCGTCGATGAAATTTTCAAAGCCAACGGTTGGGAAGAAAAGTTGAAAGATGTAGAAAGGTACAAACCAGACGTGGTGATCGCCGGTGAGGAATGGAAGCAGAGGTATGAACCTTTGAAGAAATATTGCGAAGTGGTGTTTCTATCCAGATACGAAGGTGTGAGCAGTGCTATGGCCAGAAATTTTCTCTACAAGCTGGATGAACTGATGTATCTGTTGAAAAACTTTTCTGATTCAGAAAAAGAAAGGTTCGTCGATTTGATAGAACACAAGCTGAGGCAGAACTTGGGAAAATGA
- a CDS encoding MFS transporter, giving the protein MKQLTEKDYRWNFIVNCLDNAFFSVGMTLGSVFTLFPVFAKNLGASNVELGLISAITNLGWGIPAIWGAKYAERSAKKLNLVLKVTMAERIPYLFVALISFYLAKSFPKLSLYLSMAMMAIAVFSMGFLGPPWMSMIEKVIDSRKRGTYFATGSGLGAILGIGGSLIAKNLLASNPFPKNFGYVFFTAFIFFIVSFFFLSLTREVPDAHTHDDEPVINYIKNIKHVFEDGNFRNFLMERIITSFMFGSSGFITVYLLKKLSLSDDVAAIFTAIVLTSQGLSSFLFGPLGDRKGHKLNLLVSKIFYVSAILTALLCKHVGQAYIVFALIGIVNTTNNVGSMTITLDFTSGKRKELYMGSLYFSIAPFSFVAPLICGKLADAFGYAPPMLLTSLIGLFNLFYVAKFITDPRAFKKQTENR; this is encoded by the coding sequence ATGAAACAGCTCACGGAGAAAGATTATCGGTGGAACTTCATCGTCAATTGTTTGGATAACGCTTTCTTCAGCGTCGGAATGACCCTTGGTTCTGTTTTCACACTCTTTCCAGTTTTCGCCAAGAACCTTGGAGCATCGAACGTCGAGCTGGGGCTCATTTCAGCCATAACGAACCTAGGTTGGGGTATACCTGCCATCTGGGGTGCAAAGTACGCCGAAAGGTCGGCCAAGAAGTTGAACTTGGTCCTCAAAGTGACCATGGCGGAAAGAATCCCGTACCTTTTCGTGGCGCTCATCAGTTTCTATTTGGCCAAATCTTTTCCAAAGCTTTCGCTCTATCTCTCCATGGCGATGATGGCGATCGCCGTGTTTTCGATGGGTTTTCTTGGACCACCTTGGATGAGCATGATAGAGAAAGTGATCGATTCGAGAAAGAGGGGAACTTATTTCGCCACGGGAAGTGGACTCGGTGCGATACTGGGTATAGGTGGTTCGTTGATCGCGAAGAACTTGCTTGCGAGCAATCCTTTCCCAAAAAATTTCGGCTATGTGTTCTTCACAGCCTTCATCTTTTTCATCGTATCTTTCTTCTTCCTATCGCTCACAAGAGAAGTTCCAGATGCCCACACTCACGACGATGAACCTGTGATCAACTATATAAAGAACATAAAACACGTCTTTGAAGATGGAAATTTCAGAAACTTTCTGATGGAAAGAATCATCACCAGTTTCATGTTCGGTTCAAGCGGGTTCATAACGGTGTATCTTTTAAAGAAACTCTCACTTTCAGACGACGTGGCGGCCATCTTCACTGCGATCGTTCTCACATCCCAAGGCCTTTCATCTTTTCTGTTCGGTCCACTCGGCGATAGGAAAGGTCACAAGCTGAACCTGCTGGTGAGCAAGATCTTTTATGTGTCGGCGATCTTAACGGCCCTGCTCTGTAAGCACGTTGGTCAAGCCTACATCGTCTTTGCACTCATAGGTATCGTCAACACGACGAACAATGTGGGTAGCATGACCATAACGCTGGATTTCACCTCTGGAAAGAGAAAAGAACTGTACATGGGCTCGTTGTACTTTTCGATAGCACCGTTCTCTTTCGTAGCACCGCTCATCTGTGGAAAGCTGGCCGACGCTTTCGGTTATGCTCCACCGATGCTCCTGACCAGCTTGATCGGTTTGTTCAACCTCTTCTACGTTGCAAAGTTCATAACAGATCCGAGGGCTTTCAAAAAACAGACCGAAAATCGATGA
- the murJ gene encoding murein biosynthesis integral membrane protein MurJ, whose product MNKQAESIAKASFIILVVNFSSRILGFLREILIAYFFGAKAIVDSFLVANVLPTTIAGLIGGALTTVFIPVFIEKKEKEGEETAWEGARSVFGVSLVYLFTMLSISYAVAPFFIKAIAPGFAEERLRLALSMSNVMLPSIVFLGMLGLLTGIFNSYRLFTIPALAGLSYNVCLILFMVLAKDFPLIGLGLGNTMGIIVQVMILFLIARKTWSGWGIGFSFSHPMLKKVWRLMVPIFIGTGVGYLNLIVDRIFASLLPEGTISAMNFAVRIKEIPIGLFVLAISQAIYPVTASQFAHGKIEEFRNLFSRSLETLWLFMLPCTAGLLILARETVRFLFERGAFTAQATSLTAQALFFYALGLFFRTSLDLTARVFYSFQDTKTPVRIGIMGLVLNIVLNAVLVRTMAHRGLALATSISSAFMFTVLIEILRRRMGGIGGRTLLKNLIKIVLATTVMGLFVMALKPLARSNLGYIASVTLGALVYAGAVLVFKPKSAETILSRTLKRLLG is encoded by the coding sequence GTGAACAAACAGGCAGAAAGCATCGCAAAGGCGAGTTTCATCATATTAGTCGTCAACTTTTCGAGCCGCATTCTTGGTTTTTTGCGGGAAATTCTCATTGCTTATTTTTTCGGTGCCAAAGCGATCGTTGATAGCTTCTTGGTGGCGAACGTGCTTCCCACGACGATCGCAGGATTGATCGGTGGAGCCTTAACGACCGTTTTTATTCCTGTATTCATAGAGAAAAAAGAAAAAGAAGGTGAAGAAACCGCTTGGGAAGGAGCAAGGTCTGTATTTGGTGTTTCACTGGTGTATCTTTTTACGATGCTTTCTATAAGCTATGCCGTGGCACCGTTTTTCATAAAAGCGATCGCACCTGGCTTTGCAGAGGAACGTTTAAGATTGGCACTCTCCATGAGCAACGTCATGTTACCTTCGATCGTTTTTTTAGGCATGCTCGGCCTTTTGACTGGCATATTCAATTCCTATCGTTTGTTCACCATCCCGGCGCTGGCAGGTCTTTCCTACAACGTATGTTTGATCCTGTTCATGGTCTTGGCGAAAGATTTTCCACTGATCGGTCTTGGGCTTGGAAACACGATGGGGATCATCGTGCAAGTTATGATTCTTTTTCTCATCGCTAGAAAAACTTGGTCTGGATGGGGCATAGGGTTTTCTTTCTCACATCCCATGCTCAAGAAAGTTTGGAGGTTGATGGTTCCCATCTTCATCGGAACGGGTGTTGGATATCTCAATTTGATCGTCGATAGAATCTTTGCTTCACTTCTACCTGAAGGAACGATCTCCGCCATGAACTTCGCCGTTCGAATAAAGGAAATCCCCATAGGATTGTTCGTTTTGGCCATATCGCAAGCCATCTATCCCGTCACCGCTTCACAGTTTGCACATGGAAAGATCGAAGAGTTCAGAAATCTTTTCTCTCGCTCCCTTGAAACTCTCTGGCTCTTCATGTTACCTTGCACGGCGGGTCTTTTGATCTTGGCGAGAGAAACTGTACGTTTCTTGTTCGAAAGAGGCGCTTTCACCGCTCAAGCAACTTCTCTCACAGCTCAGGCGCTTTTTTTCTATGCACTTGGACTTTTCTTCAGAACCTCGCTCGATCTGACGGCAAGAGTCTTTTATTCATTTCAAGATACCAAAACACCTGTGAGGATTGGTATCATGGGTCTTGTTTTGAACATAGTTCTCAACGCCGTTTTGGTCCGTACCATGGCTCACAGAGGTTTGGCTTTGGCCACTTCCATCAGCTCTGCGTTCATGTTCACAGTCTTGATCGAAATACTCCGCCGAAGGATGGGAGGTATCGGTGGCAGAACACTTTTGAAAAATTTGATCAAAATCGTGCTCGCAACCACGGTGATGGGCCTGTTTGTGATGGCTTTGAAGCCTCTGGCTCGGAGCAATCTAGGTTATATAGCTTCAGTCACACTCGGTGCACTCGTCTACGCAGGTGCCGTTCTTGTCTTCAAACCGAAGAGTGCAGAAACGATCCTTTCACGCACCCTGAAAAGACTTCTTGGATGA
- a CDS encoding FkbM family methyltransferase, with product MNVMDKLAWRARYVLSGLKHYPRSFLDKDFWSVVFSTFERYKRLSFSLQFLLKPLVDKLLKHFFSLAGFFELPIDYYGQRFTLKIFSNSEDTHFEVTGLLIDFVFPYFESDSKKLIQAELDEILAHSFPGMAWEFPGSEFFNSQTQSSNRKGFVNVSREFFGLYFYPKIKRQFWLNEGRYDNEQSKINRGDVVFDLGAHVGIFTCLAGLIVGDEGKVYAFEPLKEYAEILKKNVELNRLNNVTIVQKAVGDQERSASMKGISVTEEEGEIPLITLDRFVQENSIDRIDFLKMDVEGYERKVLLGGMNSLKKFKPKMGICIYHLPDDPAVIRELVLKINPNYRVEYNETGKKFIVY from the coding sequence ATGAATGTGATGGACAAACTTGCTTGGCGAGCAAGGTACGTACTTTCCGGCTTGAAACACTATCCTCGTTCATTTCTAGACAAAGACTTTTGGAGCGTGGTGTTTTCAACTTTCGAAAGATACAAACGTTTATCGTTTTCACTTCAATTTCTTTTAAAACCGTTGGTCGATAAACTGTTGAAGCATTTTTTCTCTTTAGCTGGTTTTTTTGAACTTCCCATCGATTATTATGGTCAGCGATTCACATTGAAAATATTTTCTAACAGCGAAGATACACATTTTGAAGTGACAGGTTTGCTCATTGATTTTGTTTTTCCATATTTTGAATCTGATTCGAAAAAGCTCATTCAAGCTGAGCTGGATGAAATTTTGGCTCATTCTTTTCCAGGTATGGCTTGGGAATTTCCAGGTTCTGAATTTTTCAACTCACAAACGCAAAGTTCGAATCGAAAAGGTTTTGTGAATGTTTCGCGTGAATTTTTTGGCTTGTACTTTTATCCTAAAATAAAAAGACAATTTTGGTTGAACGAAGGAAGATACGACAATGAGCAAAGTAAGATCAATCGTGGCGATGTTGTTTTCGATCTGGGAGCACACGTGGGTATATTCACATGTTTGGCAGGCTTGATCGTTGGAGATGAAGGGAAAGTCTATGCCTTTGAGCCGTTGAAAGAGTATGCTGAAATATTGAAGAAAAATGTTGAATTGAACAGATTGAACAATGTAACGATCGTTCAGAAAGCCGTTGGAGATCAAGAAAGATCGGCGAGCATGAAAGGAATTTCTGTTACGGAAGAAGAAGGCGAAATACCACTCATCACGCTAGATCGTTTCGTTCAAGAAAACAGCATCGATAGAATAGATTTTTTAAAAATGGATGTGGAAGGCTATGAAAGGAAAGTTCTTCTTGGAGGTATGAATTCTTTAAAGAAGTTCAAACCAAAGATGGGAATTTGTATATACCATTTACCAGACGATCCAGCTGTGATCAGAGAGCTGGTTTTGAAGATAAATCCAAATTATCGTGTTGAATACAACGAAACTGGCAAAAAATTCATCGTTTATTGA